AAAAACGATGTGGAAATTTGTAAGTAGAGAGCACATGGTATATATGCTCTATTGCATAGTATCTCTTTTGACGAATTTCCTTTGTGTTTTGCTCTCATCTTCTACGGCAGTGTCCGGTGATCGTAGCCATGGTGTTACCAAGATCAAGTACCGCCGGCTGCTGCAAACGAACGAAGCTGTCAACGACCGGGCCTATCCCTTGGATCGTCAAATATCGGTGATTGCTGCTATCGGGCCATTAAACTCACGGGATGAAGCGaacgcacactcgcacactgGCACGGAGGTCACGGTGGATGACGTGCAGATTGACTTTGCGTCGAAGAACGATCACACCTGTACCGATGCCCTAGATAGCTTCCGGGAGGAGGACGGCCCGGAACCATGGCCATCGCGCACAATCCTGGGCGAGAAGACAATCACGGCTCGCATTGGTCCGACCGGTGGCAAACGCGGTTACACGCCCATTACTGGCCATCCGTCTTGGGGTATTGCCTGGTACATGAATGATTTGCTGATTCCAGAAATCTACGTCGAACGCGGGCAGACCTACACATTTATCGTCGAGGGCGGTGATGAGACGACGCAACCGGCTAAGTATGTTGAGATAATTTTCATAGATCTATGCTTGAAGTGCATTGTTTAAAAAGCTGAAATGGGAACAACGAATGGCAGACCCTTTGAAGTCTTTGTTCTAATATcctttttctatattttaaattcGCTGAATTTGTTGCAGAATAGTTATCGATCTTAAAGCCATATTCAAAAGATTTTAATCGGTAACTGATTTAATTAAGAACAGAATAACTTTGAGCATTCATTACTTTTAAATGTCTCAATAAATATGCAACATTCTTTTTAGTCCTCAGTTCAGAAAACTTGTGAGCACAAATACCATAAGTAAGAAGCTCTGAGGCACCAGAACCACTATGTGTGTTTCACAACCTCAACCAGATAAAACTTTATCTTTCATGTAACTATTTCCGAGCGTCTGGACATGACTGGTTTATGACATTCCGCATTTAGTGCTACAGTTAAACCGTTCCACTAAACTGATggaaaatagtaaaataatttaatggtTTCATCCTTTGCTCCGTTCTGCAGGCCCTCacacaaaatttattttatattttattttcaccgCCGCTTTCATGCTGTTCTGAATATTGTAGTAACATGCAAAACCGGCATATGTCATGAAGAAAAGTTGAACAAACCTTCAGTTATGAAACtcccttttttcctcccatATCCATCACTAATTTCCCCAAAGCGCTCTGACTCTTTGGTATGAAAGTAAGGAAATGAAAGCATCATGATTAACTTTCCCATACTCCAAACTCAACCTCCAACCTAGCTGCATTCGGGTGGGAGAATTGAAATCACTGGGATGAAAATGCTGTCCAGAAAACGCAATGAACTAACTTTTCACATTCTTTTCACCACAGATATCATCCACTGTACATTACCAGCTCGAATGAGGGCGGCTACGGTCAGCTAACTGAAGCCCAGAAGCGCCGTGAGACGGTGTACGCCGGCGTAGAATATGATGCCGATGGATACGCCTATCCAACAGCGGGTAAGTgtggaaaggtttttttttcatctttaatTCCGACATTTGCTTTTAATAATAACACGCTTATATCATGTATTTGTAGCCGGAAGATACTGCGAATGGAAGCACAAGACGATCGATCGTTCGGCCGAAATTGCTACCTTCGACGAGTACAAGAAAACCCTCCAACTGTCCTGCGACGATCCGAACGGTCAGCCTGCCTATCTTAACTGGACGGTGGTGGACGAAACGCCCGATCTGGTGTATTATCAGGTAAGGTGTTCTACCATTCATTAATATATTAGTAAGCTAAGCGTCTAACATTGCTCTTTTTCCACGTCTCGGCCCAGTGCTTCACGCATCGCAACCTCGGCTGGAAGATTCACGTCGTCAATGCGGGCGAAACTAGTAAGATCAGCGGTTCGCATGGTTTGTATGGGTCGGTTTCGTCTACCGTCCTGTACACGCTGCTCCTGCTCGCTCTGGTACCCGGGTTGTTTGCTCTGCTGCCACTACCGCCCAGAGGTTTTTGATAGTTCAGTGCAGACACTAGGCAACAGATGCACCTCTGACGGTACAGGAGTCCCCTGTTTGAACTGTCATTTGCGTGCGAGCAATAGTAGTAGTGCGCAACACTTAGGCTAGGCGTGAGTCTGTCGGACCCAAAAAAAAGCGAGTACCTTTTGGTTCTCTGCCATTTACTGTAATTGCTGTTTTCAATCTGCACCGTACATTTGCTCCATTGCTGACCCATGCACGTGTTGCTGTGGGTGGGAAATCAGGAATGCTTGAAGTACACACTCAATGCGCTGCGTCCTATATGCAACCGGGCTCATTTTGTTCATAAAACTACACACAAATGCTGATTTGATCGTCTCTTGCCGCGTGCACCGCATGATTTGTTTTTGACTCGTACCCCGCTCTCACTCTCGTCAGCACGAGCCGCAGTGAAGGAAGTTAAACGTCTTTATCCGTCCACAGTAATCGAAGCTACCGGCACCCGCGTAGCAGTACCGCGTCAAATCGTAACTGGATTGTGTTGCCTTCACTGCTCGCGAAACATATTCGCAAAGCAAAAATAGTCTGCAATAAGATGCGCGCATTTATGCAACCAGTGTGTAGCCGATGTAGAACCACAACCACCCAATAGCTTCACCGTGCTTCACCGGGACAGCAATGAGCAAAACACCACGGTCAAAATGCCTACCAGGCAGCAAGTAGGCAAATTTAGGTAGGCAACAACAAAGTTTAAAGTTGATTTAGAAACGCTAAAGTGAGCGCTACACTGCAAAACGGATACTGGTCCCTCCGGCTTCGGTTTTGGCGGGGCACCCAACACCGATTCTAGGTAAGCTTGGCCAGCAAACGGACCTCGTTTGCTTGAATGGAGCAATTTCAGTGACAGTACGTGCCACagaactaacaaaaaaactatCGAATGCTTGCAACAATGCATTAGCATtatcgaacaaacccatacaACCATGCGATATCGCCGAAAAACATATCTTACTAGTGGGAGAACGCCTGCAGAACGTCTGCAGCACGACGGAACGAACGTGACCGACACGAATCGCGGAAGCTGACGAAACATGGATGGAGAAGGTGGAGATGTGAGTAGATAtaaggacacgatacaagagTGGAAAAGAAATGCAAGGCACAATTATTTAGCTAATCATATTGTCCTCGAGAGCTGTGTGGGAATATCGAGAGTCTAGTGTGATGGAAAAAGAAACGATTCAATAACCTATGCACGAAGCTAAGCTTTGCAGGCAACCATTAGATAAAagaatttacaaacaaaacgcGTGACCAGCTCATGGCTAAGGTAGGttgcaaacgaaacgaataTGTGTACGCAGAAAGCGATAATATCAAATACCTACTACACGTTTGATGAACATTTCAATTGTTTTCCCGTTTTATAGCTACGTTAGAGACAGTTactttcttcttattttttgtgATCGTATCAAAGTTGTTAAACTAATTTTAAAAACTGTTACATGTTACAGCGTCAGTTTAAGCTCCTCATATTGTTTCTCTTACAAAGTAGTTTTTATTGAGCATTTATTCTATTATCGAGCACAGACGCAAATGGGGCTATGCCATACACTTGCAGGCTTTTAAGCGTACACAAGGAAGGACATCGAAACATTATTATCTGGTCTCACGTGAGACAAAACGGTACAATAATTAGCAGTGAGATGAACACAAACCCGTGAATGTTATGTAAAACCATATACATATTACATATTTATAGCCGTGCGCAAGTTTCGCTTTTTTCAAAGCGATAGAAAACGAATGACAATAAGTAACTTCAAACTGGTTCGTAAAGTACAAccagtgcaaaaaaaacggacactATTTACAGTGTAAAAGACAATAAACGTGTTTGCAATCTTTCGATTGAGATTGAGACGTAACTTACAGTAACGTAACGtaaaaaaatgtgcaaaactGAACCGAGTGAAAAACCAATCGAGTTGGACAATAATATGTATTTTACAACCATTTTGCTGTTTCGACATTTTCAAACTCCCATCGCATGCTACTTCATTCAAGCAGAGGAAAAGTAAGAAATTGTGTATGCAATTGCACCTGGGCGCTGTATTAAGAAGTAATTAAGAAGATGTGAGAAAGATACAACATAAATCTTCTCTCTGATTAAAGCTAAATTTGGCTGCACCTCTGTACGCCGTAACCATCGATTAGAGCAACAACAGTACACTCTAGATAGTTTAAGAAATAATTAACTTCAACTTCGGTAAGGTCAGCGCTCGGAATCGGTACTATTGCCGCCTCTTTGTAGTTCCGCGAAACCTTCGAAGAAATGTGAAATTAAGACAATTTGACAATAATAAAACCGTTGGAAATATGTGCAACTAAGCTAGACTAAACTAGGATTAAGCTAATAGatattgcttttttatatgttCTTTACCCATCAATATATAATGCTAATTCGGTTCGGTACTGTACTGCTCACTCAAATATAGCTGTAAAGTGGTATGTAGgtgtaaagaaaaataaaaggcACACAATGAAATTCGCATGGGTGAATTACTGTTCTGGTGgaataaaaaactgcacaaaTTTAGCTACACCTTCTTCGTTTATCACTAGATGGCGAAAGTGAAAGTTTATTGTAATCACAATGATTTTTCGATTCAATTGCGACAAAAAATTTGGAAATACAAATAGAAAGCAAAACTAGCAAGGAGTTCAAAATTTTGCTCATTACTAAACATAAATATCATGCTGCAAATAGCGAtaagtaaaacagaaaaaaaaccctatctaacaaaaatcattcaaacacaaaatataaaaccatgcaaatacattcacaaacagCACAACTAGCagccaaaaagaaagagaagaaaactgtaaatggaaattgaatttcaaattAAGTACTAAATGACAATAATAACATTAAAAGCCGAAATTGGagcagagaaaaagagagagagcattatatatatatacagcaTCCCATTGAAAGTGACGCGCTGTTTAATGTGCTGCGAGCAGAGCTCaaacaataattaaatgaatcaaaatacaagcaaacaaaaaaagagaaacaaaactttaCCAATAAGTGTAAATTTAGCAAAGAAAAACTCAAAATAGGCTGGCGAAATGCAATTCACTCAAATTAAAACATACAACATAGGTGCATCAAAATCACCACCCACTCCCGCACCACTATGAATGTAGCACCATACCCACCATTCTCTCCGATGAGATGTGTGGGTGGTTGTTAACACTGGTGGATCATTTTAttctactattattattactactactattactgctactactacgaATACTAATAATTCTTGTCGGCAAGGAGCACATTAAAGCGAACCTACATTTACACGCATCATCATTGCATCAACGGCAAACACTGAACTAAGGACAATAATATATTAGCGACAATAATAGTAAGCTAAACTACCATATAGAGCAAATCTTGCTAAAGTAAACGTTGATAGTGTTGTACATGTAATTTTACATCCCGATCGCAAGACTATTGGATCATATGTGGAGTGGAAACAAACATTTGAGCAACACATTGTACTAGTAATGATATTATTTCCCTGTAGCGGCTGCAAATTGTGCTGAAAGTTGGTTTTTAACTTTAAGAATGTTATGTATTTTAGCCAGGCTATTTAAGGCTGAAGTTATCATTTGTTTACTGTATTACAATGCGAGCACGAAAACGCAAACTTTGATTTCTACTTGACTTGAAAGCGACAATATTACCGCAAACGGTACAGCTTCCACCTACCGAACACACAACTAGCTCGGTATACATTACGGTGCGTAGCAGATAATGTGACCAATGCAATCTAAAACTTAAAAAGCTTGTCAAACCCAATATAAGAATAATCAAATTTTGATTACTTTATGTGTCTCTTTGTGTAAAATAGCCATGTGTCAATTACATGACAATAAAGAGTAAGGGGGTGTAAGGAAAATTAGATGAAACAGCAAAACatttactaaaacaaaaaggaacagaaaaaatacacaataCTGAAAAGAAGTCATCATTACTCATTTTAAAACGCTAATTCGAACATACAATATTGATTGAGGATGGATAAAAAGGCGTAAAAGAAACATCACAATATAGCACCGATAAATGAACAGATCTGCTACATTCTTGCGCTCTGTCACTGTGTATGATTGGAATGAATTTCAACCGGAATCATAGCACCATCATATGAAGAAAATCGAGAGCACACTGTGTAATTTACTGTGACGttctattatttgtttttggaaaCAGTTTCTACATTGTTCCCTACCAGTTGACCAATATCGAAGCATAATTTCGAATCGAAGCGGCCATTGGAAGACGGTAAATGCGACCGCACACCGACTTTACTAGAGAAACGGCCGGAAAATCTTAATCCTAAACAAAAACTGATGATTGTGAGAGACAATAATTCTTTACAACTTGGAAGCAAGGATATTACATAataagcaagcaaacaaaaagagcaaacaaaccaaccaacaaaacaaacacatctaGTTTTAAATAAAGCATTAACGGTAACtaagcaaaacgaaaaagtCTGTGGAGGAAAAGAGAGAACATAAGTTTTACTGATTGATCCTGCAGGTCGAAAGAAACGGATCCAGATGCAATTTCCTGTCAACTACCAACCTAGTAACTAGCTGCATACGGTAATTTGTGACGAATAATTCGGAGTGGAATCTTCGATGCATTCCGACTCCGGCCTTGAAAAACTGAATCATACTTCAAAATTCGCATTCAATTCAGCTATTTCCGACGACTCTGATTCCTGACGACCCTGGTTGACTACAGTCGACTTGCAACGGTTCTCGTCAATTCTGGGGTACTCCGTTGACTCCGATCGAGTGTGATTGgcgagagaaataaaaaatcatcaaaaagtCTACCGAGCTCGTTTAGAGTCGATTGGATTCGTCCGAAATCGACCACGCTCGGCCAgaatcgaccggagtcgtccggaattaGCCGGACTCGATCGGAGTCAACTGGACACGTCGAAAATGACCAAATACGAAGAAAAaagcgaaaattgtgttttttcttcctcctaatttgaaatagaaaaataattgcATTTGCAACATCCAGCGAAAACTATTTCCCTTGGGTACGCTTCACAGTGTTTTATATCGGTTTTTACGGTGTCTGCAGTTTAGCAGTTTAGGCGGGTTTAACGGTAGGTGGACTGAGCGGCTGCCAGTGGCTTCGTTAATAATTATAGCCCAGCATATAACAGTGGATAGAGAGTACTATCGTGATGAGCTCCGTGGACGATGGACGATGAGAACCCGTGACACAGGAACTCTGTTAAACTCTTCTGTTAGcggggcatgagtccggcatcctcaaaAAGTTTTTAACCATGAAAAGTTGACAAGCTTCTCCACCGTCACCGGATGTTCAGTTCGCCGCAAAGCTCTGCAAGCTCAAGGTTCATCCCCAGAGCAATTTCATCCTCCGTTCGGAAAATTTCAACCAAGAGCATTAAATTTACATTACCGTTCGCAATGCTGGTTCCAATCGTTTTGACTGTTCCGATTGCTCTAAACGATCTGACCGAACCTTCCGTTCCCACCAAACCCTCTGTTTCGATCAAACCTACCGTGTTCATCGAATCTATTGTTCCggtaaacaaatcaaaaattcaaaaatgttaATCTTGTTCCGATCGTTCCGTTTGAAAAACCTTCTTCCGATCGAAGACTTCTACTTTacattagtgatgggaaaaatgaagtttttgtcggaatcgattccggctagctttGAAGATCATTTCCGGATAGTACGTCCGGACTCAGtttccggaatcaattcctgAATcagcttcggaatcggaatcgagtTCGGAATTGTTTCCGGatttggctccggaatcggaataggctccagaattggttccggaatttgTTCCGAAACCGGCACCGGAATCGGCACCGGAATCGAAATTGGcttcgaaatcagaatcggctgcgaaacggagtcggtttcCACATCTCTATAAGAAAAGGCGTTTGGTTCTaatgatgctacgtattgatagccgcaaaaaaataaaattatatttgtATACGATTCATTTTCATTAAGATGCCCAGACTGATTTTGCTTCttaaacttcttatttcaattcaagaactgattgtCATTCCGGATCTAATTCCgtttctggagtcaatcctGATTCCGTTACCAGGACAAATTGCGATTTCCAGGTTTATTCTGATTCCGGCACCGACTACGGAATCGCCTCTGCAATTGAATCCGGAGCAGGAATCGATTACAGCATCGGAATGAgctctggaattgattccgaacacggaatcggaatcgggtaggtccgattccaagctcccaccactacttTACATGAGTCCCTGCAAATACGTCCACAACAACATGGATCATTGTTGAGTTTTAAAATTAAGCGACCTTGACATAAAAATCCATAATACTAaacaatgaaatttaaaactgCATTTTTAAATTCCTTTTCAAATTCACCCGTTGGCACATTTGTGCCGTCTAACCACTGCTTAGCAAAGTGAAGTTTCGCTGTCAATCCCAATCAGCTGTTTGGTTGCGAAATACCGCTATGAGGAGGACAATGCCCGATATAAACAGAACTGCTGCTATACAAACACTTACTAGCAACGGGACAAAGAGCGACAGTGCtgtctggtgtgtgtgttctttccTCAATTCAACAGCCCCCAGCACGACGATGATGGAACGCAAGCTTACCATCCTGTACGGAAGCCAGTCCGGCACGGCACAAGATCTGGCCGAACAGATATGGCGCGAATCGAAGATGTACTTCTTCCGCGGGAACGTTCTTCCGATGGACGAGTACGACGTTTCGGAGCTGATCGGAGAACGGTTTGTGGTGTGCGTCTGTTCCACCTACGGCCAGGGCGAGGAGCCTGACAACATGAAGCGCTTCTGGAAGTTTCTGCTCCGCAAAAGCTTGCCCAACGATTCCCTGCAGCAGGTGCACTTTGCCGTCCTCGGACTCGGTGATTCGCGCTACCCAAAGTTCAACTACGTGGCGAAGAAGCTACACAAACGTCTGCTGCAGCTCGGCGGAAGTGCACTGCTGCCGGTTGGGCTGTGCGACGATCAGCACGATCTCGGATATGGGGCTGTTTTTCTGCCCTGGATCAATCAGCTGTGGGATGAGCTGGGACGTATTGTGCCACTGTCGGCCGGAACGCACAAGCTGCCCGAAAGCCCTCGCGAGTTCCGATGGCAGGTGGACATTGCAAAGGAAGGGCATATAACGAAGGACATTAGTCCGGAAGGCATCGACCTGTATGCGGACGTAAAAATGCCCAACGGATTCcaaacggtggtggtggaaaatcGACGAACAACGGCAGCGGAACACTTTCAGGACGTTCGGATGATAACTTTCGAGAAAAAGGCGGTGCCTTGGTGTTCAGGCGATGTGCTATATGTGAGGCCGCACAATTCGAAAGAGAGCGTGGACCAGCTGTTTGAAATCTTCCACCAGCACGAGTTCGGCCTGGACAAGCAGACATGTGTGCAAGTGAAAGCCATTGATTCCGGTAAGTTCACTTACGTGTGCTGTATTTATCCTTATCAAGATCATCAACTATGTTGCAAACAGCTTTAGATGCATGTTGTCGTTCATCTCTACAGTTGGAAGCGCCGTTGAGATATCTCCTTGCCATGGCAAACTTAGATAAGATAATGATGATGGATGGGGGGATTTAGTGCAGCACCGTTACAATCAAACGATGCTGCACCCTGTTTTCTCCGATTATTTAGAATGACTGATAATGTACCTTTCTCATCAAACTGTTGTCAGTAGACGATACACTTTGTCGACCACGTTTGTATGCTTTATTACGCCCCGCGCATACATGCATGCGATGGAGCTATACGTGTTTCCTTACATTCTACCGCCTATCCTTGCGTTGCACCATCTTCCTGCCAACCATCATCGTCCGAGAGGAAGCGCCGCTTTGCTGCCGTGTTCATGTACGGTCTATATACCCACTCCGTGTCGGCCGCGTCCAGCTCGTCCACCGTGCCGAGCTTGATCTGGTACAGCTTCAGCTGGAAGCGCGGCCCACACTCCGTCAGCTCCAGCTGCTTGTCCACCATGCGGAAGGTGTGATGCCGGAAGCTGATAAAATCGTCATGATTAGCGAACGTCATGACGCGCTTCGAGTCTTCCTTCGGCACCGGGAACAGATACCGCAGGATGGACATCGTTCGTTCGGCCAGCTTCGTTTTGAAGTTGTGGAAGATCAGGTGCGGCTTCTGCTCGCTCATCGTACCAATGTCCGGAATGTCGTGGCGCATTACCACCCCGGAAATGTTGAAGCTTGCCGTCGGCCCGTACGGCAGATGGCAGATTACGAGGTTGTCCGGTACGCCGCTGTGCTCGTGCACCACGATGAAATCCGTCACGTTGTTTGCCCGGCAGGCGTGCACGAGCTGCTTCATTTCGAAGTTACCGCGGTTCATTCGCTGCGCGTTGGGAAAGATGAGCCGCAGCTCCTTCACGAACTGTATCAGGCGGGAGGAGGGATCGCGTGACGTTGTGATCATGATCTTCGGATCCTCGCAGCCGGCGTACCGGTACTCGTCGTCCTTGGAATCTGCCGTGTTTGCTCCACCGCTGATGCCTCCGATTTCGGCAGCCCGTTTGGGACCCTCGTCGGTCCACTTAAGCTTTTCCTGCAGCGCTAATGCATCCTTTTTGAGATCGCCGTGTATCGGTATGTGCTCCTCAAGCGAACGTTTAATGCGTTCCTTCTTGTCCTGtatggttttgtgtttgttttcaacTGCCTTTCGGAAAAGATACTCTCGGCGTAAACGCGCCTGCCGACGAAGCATTTTGTAGCGTTTGTGCCGTATTTAATGCACTATTTTTACAGACCAACTGTGCTGGGGCACTTGATTCAGAGaaatacaacaaaacattAGCACGTTGTTTTACCGAAATGTCATCTACGCCCCTTGCGTTGCTTTCATCTTATGTCGACTCGTGTCGTATATCTTTGTCGACTTGCGACGCCATGTATACTCCATCGCCTGGATGACAAAAGCTACGCATGTCATGATTGTTTTCGTCAagcatttgatttgtttcatttttaaaagatCTTACTTGAATTACCTTATTGCCTTCTTTCAGAAATGCCGGTACCATCAATTCTTCAAAAACCCCTACCGCTGGTTGCCATTGCGGAACAGTACTGGGATTTAACGGCCATACCACGTGCGAGGGCATTTGCCGTGTTGGCCAAAAACTGCTCCAACGAGCTAGAGCGCGAGAAATTGATCGAGTTCAGCCGTTACGAAGGTCAGGAGGAACTGTTCGCGTATGCTAACCGACCGAGAAGGACGATTTTAGAGGTGCTGTTGGATTTTCCACACGCTACCAATAGTCTCACCCTGGAGGCACTTTTTGAGCTATTTCAACCGATCAAACCGAGGGCATTTTCAATCGCCTCCGCCGTCGAAAGTGGTAAGCTGCAAATCCTGGTTGCCGTAATCGAGTACAAGACAAAGCTGAGCATTCCGCGGCGTGGATTGTGTTCACACTGGTTAAAAGACCTGCAACCTGGAAATATGGTAAATGCATGGGTACGAAAGAGCACATTCCAACTTCCGGCCGATAATGTGAGTAGCACGGAtaaaaaaacgttttgtttgaaaataattaagcttGTTTTACTTCTTTGTTTTACAGAAAACTCCTTTGGTAATGATCGGTCCAGGTACGGGTCTGGCACCGTTCCGGGGCATTCTTCAGGAAAGGGAGCTGTCCGAAACACCTACATCGGCACCGTTGGTACTGTTTTTCGGGTGCCGCAGCTCGACTGCCGACTTTCACTGCGAGGAAGATCTGAAACGCATGGAACAGAGTGGCATGCTGCAGTTATTTTGTGCATTTTCTCGCGATCAGCCGGAGAAGGTTTACGTGCAGCATCTCATAAAGAAGGAGGGTATGTTGTTGAAAAAACTGCTGATAGAGAACGGTGGATACGTGCTCGTTTCGGGCAGCTCGAAAAACATGCCTCAAGCGGTAAAGGAAGCCTTGATAGAAGCTATCGGTGATGCACAGCACATAGAGAAGATGATACAAACGAATCGCTATCAGGAAGAGACATGGGCATAAGCTCACTTTTCAATAAACACTGGACGCAACTATTTGATAAATGGAAACAAATGCGACAACCAAAAAGCTATCTTAATGCTATTACAAAAGTGTATTTATCGAGCGATATTTTGAACTTATTCGGAAAATCCCCAAACTTTCAAGCTTCCAGCATCCCTTCGCCTATCGTTCGCGTCCTTGTCGTCGCAGGCGTACGCCAGGATGTATTGCTTTGGATGCCAGGCCACGGTGAAGGTGGCCGCGTCCACGGAGATATCTGCCACCTTCTCGCCCGTCTCCGTGTCGC
This is a stretch of genomic DNA from Anopheles merus strain MAF chromosome 2R, AmerM5.1, whole genome shotgun sequence. It encodes these proteins:
- the LOC121587870 gene encoding NADPH-dependent diflavin oxidoreductase 1 isoform X3, which produces MRRTMPDINRTAAIQTLTSNGTKSDSAVWCVCSFLNSTAPSTTMMERKLTILYGSQSGTAQDLAEQIWRESKMYFFRGNVLPMDEYDVSELIGERFVVCVCSTYGQGEEPDNMKRFWKFLLRKSLPNDSLQQVHFAVLGLGDSRYPKFNYVAKKLHKRLLQLGGSALLPVGLCDDQHDLGYGAVFLPWINQLWDELGRIVPLSAGTHKLPESPREFRWQVDIAKEGHITKDISPEGIDLYADVKMPNGFQTVVVENRRTTAAEHFQDVRMITFEKKAVPWCSGDVLYVRPHNSKESVDQLFEIFHQHEFGLDKQTCVQVKAIDSEMPVPSILQKPLPLVAIAEQYWDLTAIPRARAFAVLAKNCSNELEREKLIEFSRYEGQEELFAYANRPRRTILEVLLDFPHATNSLTLEALFELFQPIKPRAFSIASAVESGKLQILVAVIEYKTKLSIPRRGLCSHWLKDLQPGNMVNAWVRKSTFQLPADNKTPLVMIGPGTGLAPFRGILQERELSETPTSAPLVLFFGCRSSTADFHCEEDLKRMEQSGMLQLFCAFSRDQPEKVYVQHLIKKEGMLLKKLLIENGGYKSPFLEPVRLTPAWEENNLPNDELNFRGMTMERAKMELNPPRDKLRLVFLTLMIHGVGTLMPWNMFITAKSYFVDYKLSQNYTGVESEYATYFLSSIGFASQIPNLLFNWLNIFINLGGNLTKRIVYSILIEVLVFVVTVVLAMINSSEWPGAFFWITMTTVVILNMAGGIYQNTVYGMAAKLPFKYTGAVVLGSNISGTFASIISILSSQFASSVRTAAIYYFITAMFVLLLCFDTYFALPLNKFYRYHELLKEKEIESNQRANAGARPPYWTIFKQAFPQLFNVFFVFFITLAVFPAVHSDIKRSDSNFIIGDDLFVSICCFLTFNVCAMLGSLLTSWVTWPKPKYLVWPVLLRAAFLPLFLFCNYQPLNITRVLPVYIDNDWVYWGIGIVMAFTSGYFSSLGMMYTPQSVEPQYAMTAGMFAAAMLITGIFTGILFSMVFPMVVQYNFLAWLH
- the LOC121587873 gene encoding U3 small nucleolar ribonucleoprotein protein IMP4, encoding MLRRQARLRREYLFRKAVENKHKTIQDKKERIKRSLEEHIPIHGDLKKDALALQEKLKWTDEGPKRAAEIGGISGGANTADSKDDEYRYAGCEDPKIMITTSRDPSSRLIQFVKELRLIFPNAQRMNRGNFEMKQLVHACRANNVTDFIVVHEHSGVPDNLVICHLPYGPTASFNISGVVMRHDIPDIGTMSEQKPHLIFHNFKTKLAERTMSILRYLFPVPKEDSKRVMTFANHDDFISFRHHTFRMVDKQLELTECGPRFQLKLYQIKLGTVDELDAADTEWVYRPYMNTAAKRRFLSDDDGWQEDGATQG